The following are encoded in a window of Pseudomonas sp. JQ170C genomic DNA:
- a CDS encoding LuxR C-terminal-related transcriptional regulator, which yields MPLRLLCAPVGSGKSALLSECAQQCPADTRLLYVNLRGKALSPQALLQRLADALGMAGDDSGQIRQHLDIPSSAVWLMIDDYPRLPDTALDEALNDLILNASPRISWWLACRRRPALQLTRLLLDGDLFELGSAELGFNEHELGELLHHKGLQWPWPVISDLRDDSQGWCAGIRLYLLALKTQTAPLPFASADALLYQYLRRELLDELPEPWRQALFTFAQLPYFDAGLCEHLLGVGEGAGLLEQMSNGGVFIEPVGTDGQVFEVQPAVKRALAGELPETLAKAVFRKACQWYVSQDNVRLALEYAVRADQPEMAASLMQRFTGDALLQGRSLAQLMQWRRELPLELLTSTPRLLILNAWALLLSGRLDEAQGYTDQLTRFLPQPDAQRQFELIAQWKALCGNIAFHRGQGRQALAWLTEAVAELPERAWSQRLFSKALLVELALIEGRLDEALELNRNATKQAREQASLAMESVMALAHVKLLEIRGELLRAETLLKRLYTELTQAWGAEASPMRGRVQLRQASILVQLGRYQEAETAFQSGLQECQICGDLAAFWGYLGLAELDGVQGNMAQAFSRISDAERAMQYNLISESIYQGFVLRAKGRLWLHQGRTVQVEKALSALPGSALEYSPYGVPDLHLRLYLLKLQANLAGGAVETALAQLTQLHQQVHSEGRRALACEVGFSLAEALHADNKPAQAKQMLLDSLAQARQMGLASVERAFALRNPALSRWAGEASSSEGEPAALLSRREMDVLKLIAQGFSNQQIAESLFISLHTVKTHAQRINFKLGVERRTQAVARAKELGLNG from the coding sequence TTGCCGTTGCGCCTGCTCTGTGCCCCGGTCGGCAGTGGCAAGAGTGCGCTGTTGAGCGAGTGCGCCCAGCAATGCCCGGCAGACACCCGTTTGCTTTATGTGAACCTGCGCGGCAAGGCCCTCAGCCCCCAGGCCTTGCTGCAACGCCTGGCCGATGCCCTCGGCATGGCGGGCGATGACTCCGGGCAGATCAGGCAGCACCTGGACATTCCATCGTCTGCCGTGTGGCTGATGATCGACGACTACCCACGCCTGCCCGACACGGCGCTGGACGAGGCGCTCAATGACCTGATCCTCAACGCCTCCCCACGGATCAGCTGGTGGCTGGCCTGTCGCCGTCGGCCGGCGTTGCAACTGACGCGCCTGTTGCTCGATGGCGATCTGTTCGAGCTGGGCAGTGCCGAGCTGGGCTTCAACGAACACGAACTGGGCGAGCTGTTGCACCACAAAGGGCTGCAGTGGCCGTGGCCGGTCATCAGCGACCTGCGCGACGACTCCCAGGGCTGGTGCGCCGGGATTCGCTTATACCTGCTGGCGTTGAAAACCCAGACCGCGCCGCTACCGTTCGCGTCGGCCGATGCCTTGCTGTACCAGTACCTGCGCCGGGAACTGCTGGACGAACTGCCCGAGCCGTGGCGACAGGCGCTGTTCACCTTTGCGCAGTTGCCGTACTTCGATGCGGGCTTGTGCGAGCATTTGCTCGGTGTCGGCGAGGGTGCGGGGTTGCTTGAGCAGATGAGCAACGGCGGGGTGTTCATTGAGCCCGTTGGCACTGACGGCCAGGTGTTTGAGGTGCAGCCAGCGGTCAAGCGCGCACTGGCCGGGGAGTTGCCCGAGACCCTGGCCAAAGCGGTATTTCGCAAGGCTTGTCAGTGGTATGTGAGCCAGGACAATGTGCGTCTGGCGCTGGAGTATGCGGTGCGGGCCGATCAACCCGAGATGGCCGCCAGCCTGATGCAGCGCTTCACCGGCGATGCCTTGCTGCAAGGCCGCAGCCTGGCGCAACTGATGCAATGGCGTCGCGAGCTGCCCCTTGAATTGCTGACCAGCACACCACGCCTGTTGATACTCAATGCCTGGGCCTTGCTGCTCAGTGGGCGACTCGACGAGGCGCAAGGCTATACCGATCAGTTGACGCGTTTTTTGCCGCAGCCCGATGCCCAGCGCCAGTTCGAGCTGATCGCCCAATGGAAGGCCTTGTGCGGCAACATTGCCTTCCATCGAGGCCAGGGCCGGCAAGCCCTGGCCTGGTTGACCGAAGCGGTTGCCGAACTGCCCGAGCGCGCCTGGAGCCAGCGCCTGTTCAGTAAGGCCTTGCTCGTGGAGCTGGCCTTGATCGAAGGGCGTCTGGATGAGGCGCTGGAACTCAATCGCAACGCCACCAAGCAGGCACGGGAACAGGCCAGCCTGGCCATGGAAAGTGTCATGGCCCTGGCGCACGTGAAGCTGCTGGAGATTCGCGGAGAGTTGTTGCGCGCCGAGACTCTGCTCAAGCGCCTGTACACCGAGCTGACCCAGGCCTGGGGCGCCGAAGCCAGCCCGATGCGCGGGCGCGTGCAACTGCGCCAGGCGTCGATCCTGGTCCAGCTTGGGCGTTATCAGGAGGCAGAAACAGCGTTCCAGTCCGGGCTTCAGGAATGCCAGATCTGCGGCGATCTTGCGGCCTTCTGGGGGTATTTGGGCCTGGCCGAGCTGGACGGCGTTCAGGGCAATATGGCCCAGGCCTTTTCGCGGATCTCCGATGCCGAGCGCGCGATGCAGTACAACCTGATCAGCGAGTCGATCTACCAGGGCTTTGTGCTGCGAGCCAAGGGGCGCTTGTGGCTGCACCAGGGCCGCACGGTGCAAGTCGAGAAAGCCCTGAGCGCATTGCCAGGGTCGGCGCTGGAGTATTCCCCCTATGGTGTGCCTGATCTTCACCTGCGCCTGTACTTGCTCAAGCTCCAGGCCAATCTGGCCGGCGGCGCCGTGGAGACGGCGCTGGCCCAGCTGACGCAATTGCACCAGCAGGTACACAGCGAAGGCCGGCGGGCGTTGGCCTGTGAAGTGGGGTTCAGCCTGGCTGAGGCGCTGCATGCCGACAACAAGCCTGCCCAGGCCAAGCAAATGCTCCTGGATAGCCTGGCCCAGGCCCGGCAGATGGGGCTGGCCAGCGTCGAGCGCGCCTTTGCCTTGCGCAACCCGGCGCTGAGCCGTTGGGCGGGTGAAGCCTCCAGCAGCGAAGGCGAGCCCGCGGCGCTGTTGAGTCGTCGAGAAATGGACGTGCTCAAGCTGATCGCCCAGGGGTTTTCCAATCAGCAGATTGCCGAGAGCCTGTTCATTTCATTGCACACGGTGAAAACCCATGCGCAGCGGATCAACTTCAAACTGGGGGTAGAACGGCGTACCCAGGCAGTGGCCAGGGCCAAGGAATTGGGGCTGAACGGATAA
- a CDS encoding DUF1329 domain-containing protein yields the protein MTKNNKYLMPTGALMLSLMVASTAMAKVSPQEAEKLGTTLTPIGAEKAGNADGSIPAWTGGLPTNAGSVDSKGFLSDPFADEKPLFTITAQNAANYKDKLSAGQMAMLARYPDTYKIPVYKTHRTAAVPQNIYAAAKISALNTEGVDGGNGLTGFNDSRYYAFPVPKSGVEVVWNHTTRYRGGNIKRLMTRVQPQADGAFSIVKFEDEISYPAELADQGTDKVGNILFYFIQRVTAPARLAGSVLLVHETIDQVKEPRLAWLYNAGQRRVRRAPQVAYDGPATAADGLATSDNYDMFNGAPDRYDWQLVGKKEMYIPYNSYKLDSPNLKYEDVLKAGHINQDLTRYELHRVWEVVAKLKPNERHIYATRHMYFDEDSWELAEVDHYDGRGQLWRVGEGHIQQYYHKQVPGYTAETLYDLVAGRYSVVGLKNEEKRSIEFGFKSVAANYTPAALRQAGVR from the coding sequence ATGACTAAAAACAACAAGTACCTGATGCCGACCGGTGCACTGATGCTCAGCCTGATGGTCGCCAGCACGGCGATGGCCAAGGTTTCGCCGCAGGAAGCCGAGAAGCTGGGTACCACCCTGACGCCCATTGGCGCCGAGAAGGCCGGCAACGCCGACGGCAGCATCCCGGCCTGGACCGGTGGCCTGCCGACCAACGCCGGTAGCGTCGACAGCAAGGGCTTTCTGAGCGATCCGTTCGCCGATGAAAAGCCGTTGTTCACCATCACGGCGCAGAACGCCGCGAACTACAAGGACAAGCTGTCGGCCGGGCAGATGGCGATGCTGGCGCGCTATCCGGACACCTACAAGATTCCGGTCTACAAAACCCACCGCACCGCGGCGGTGCCCCAGAACATCTATGCCGCGGCCAAAATCAGCGCCCTCAATACCGAAGGGGTTGATGGCGGTAACGGTTTGACCGGTTTCAACGACAGCCGCTACTACGCCTTCCCCGTGCCCAAGTCGGGCGTGGAGGTGGTGTGGAACCACACCACCCGCTACCGCGGCGGCAACATCAAGCGCCTGATGACCCGCGTGCAACCGCAGGCCGACGGCGCGTTCAGCATCGTCAAGTTCGAGGACGAGATCTCCTACCCGGCGGAACTGGCGGACCAGGGCACGGACAAGGTCGGCAATATCCTCTTCTACTTCATCCAGCGCGTTACAGCGCCTGCGCGATTGGCCGGTAGTGTGCTGCTGGTCCACGAGACCATCGACCAGGTCAAGGAACCGCGCCTGGCCTGGCTCTACAACGCTGGCCAGCGCCGGGTGCGGCGTGCCCCGCAAGTGGCCTACGATGGCCCGGCAACGGCTGCTGACGGACTGGCGACGTCAGACAACTACGACATGTTCAACGGTGCCCCGGACCGTTACGACTGGCAGTTGGTGGGCAAGAAGGAGATGTACATTCCGTACAACAGCTACAAACTCGACTCGCCAAACCTAAAGTACGAGGATGTACTCAAGGCCGGCCACATCAATCAGGACCTGACCCGCTACGAACTGCACCGGGTGTGGGAGGTGGTGGCCAAGCTCAAGCCTAACGAGCGCCATATCTACGCCACCCGCCACATGTACTTCGACGAAGACAGTTGGGAGCTGGCCGAAGTTGACCACTACGACGGCCGGGGCCAGTTGTGGCGTGTGGGCGAAGGGCATATCCAGCAGTACTACCACAAGCAGGTGCCGGGCTATACCGCCGAAACCCTGTATGACCTGGTGGCGGGTCGCTACTCGGTGGTGGGCTTGAAGAACGAAGAAAAACGCAGCATCGAGTTCGGTTTCAAAAGTGTTGCTGCCAACTACACACCCGCTGCATTGCGCCAGGCGGGGGTTCGCTGA
- a CDS encoding DUF1302 domain-containing protein, translating into MTTTIKRVRFQLSALASTIALSIAGQAQAVEFTVGEIEGQFDSSLSVGASWSTQSPHQGDIGGHNGGSGLSQTSDDGHLNFKQGETFSKIFKGIHDLELKYGDTGVFVRGKYWYDFELKDEDRPFKDIDDHGRKEGAKSAGAQLLDAFVYHNYVIAEQPGSVRLGKQVVSWGESTFIQNSINAINPVDVSAFRRPGAEIKEGLIPVNMFYVSQSLTDTLSAEAFYQLEWDQTVIDNCGTFFSQADVVADGCSGNLTVLRPELGAFGGLLGYQTTAEGVVIPRGGDRDARDSGQWGAALRYMFEPLNTEFGAYVMNYHSRAPFFSTQAASQSTYQQSAAVLAGAVPGIPASARSGAAIANVAGGSNYFIEYPEDIRLYGLSFSTTLPTGTAWQGEISYRPNAPLQLNTTDVLYAGVRGIAGLNPAFAPFSQYSLLGGDPASIPDSTLHGYNRKEITQIQTTFTHFFDQIMGADRLTLIGEIGVAHIGGLESSAQARYGRDPVYGPGALPGVLTGSLPSCEAINTGTFSGTPAAANTSKYCNNKGYATTTSWGYRGRVIWDYSNVFAGVNLKPSVAWSHDVEGYGPNGLFNEGSKAVSLGLDAEYKNAYTAGLSYTNFFGGDYNTTTDRDFLALSLGMSF; encoded by the coding sequence ATGACTACAACAATAAAACGCGTACGGTTCCAACTCAGTGCATTGGCCAGCACCATCGCCCTGAGCATCGCCGGGCAGGCGCAAGCGGTGGAGTTCACGGTCGGGGAGATCGAGGGGCAGTTCGACTCATCGCTGTCGGTAGGCGCCAGTTGGTCGACGCAAAGCCCGCACCAGGGTGACATCGGCGGCCACAACGGCGGGTCGGGGCTGTCGCAAACCAGCGATGACGGTCACCTCAATTTCAAGCAGGGTGAAACCTTCTCGAAGATCTTCAAGGGTATCCATGACCTTGAACTCAAGTACGGTGATACCGGCGTGTTCGTGCGCGGTAAATACTGGTACGACTTCGAGCTCAAAGACGAGGACCGCCCGTTCAAAGACATCGATGACCATGGCCGCAAAGAGGGCGCCAAGTCCGCTGGCGCGCAGTTGCTCGATGCATTCGTCTATCACAACTACGTCATCGCCGAGCAGCCAGGCTCGGTGCGCTTGGGCAAGCAGGTGGTGAGCTGGGGCGAGAGTACGTTCATCCAGAACAGCATTAACGCGATCAACCCGGTCGATGTCTCGGCGTTCCGCCGTCCGGGCGCCGAAATCAAGGAAGGGCTGATTCCGGTCAACATGTTCTATGTGTCCCAGAGCCTGACCGACACCTTGTCGGCCGAGGCGTTCTATCAGTTGGAGTGGGACCAGACGGTCATCGACAACTGCGGCACCTTCTTCTCGCAAGCTGACGTGGTTGCCGACGGCTGCAGTGGCAACCTCACTGTACTGAGGCCAGAGCTCGGGGCGTTCGGTGGACTGCTGGGTTACCAGACCACCGCCGAGGGCGTGGTGATTCCGCGCGGTGGCGACCGCGATGCCCGTGACAGCGGGCAATGGGGGGCTGCGCTGCGCTATATGTTCGAGCCGCTGAACACCGAGTTCGGCGCCTACGTCATGAACTACCACAGCCGCGCGCCGTTTTTCAGCACCCAGGCCGCCAGCCAGTCCACCTATCAGCAGTCGGCGGCGGTGCTGGCCGGTGCGGTGCCGGGCATTCCGGCGTCTGCTCGCTCGGGGGCAGCGATTGCCAATGTGGCCGGCGGCAGCAACTACTTTATCGAATACCCGGAGGACATCCGCCTCTATGGCTTGAGCTTCTCCACCACCTTGCCAACCGGCACGGCGTGGCAAGGCGAGATCAGCTACCGCCCCAACGCCCCCTTGCAACTCAACACCACCGATGTGCTGTACGCCGGTGTGCGCGGCATTGCCGGCTTGAACCCTGCGTTTGCCCCGTTCAGCCAGTATTCGCTGTTGGGCGGTGATCCGGCGTCGATCCCGGACAGCACCCTGCACGGCTACAACCGCAAGGAGATCACCCAGATCCAGACCACCTTCACCCACTTCTTCGACCAGATCATGGGCGCCGATCGCCTGACGCTGATTGGTGAAATCGGTGTGGCCCACATCGGTGGCCTGGAGAGCAGCGCCCAAGCACGTTACGGCCGTGATCCGGTCTACGGCCCGGGTGCGTTGCCCGGGGTATTGACCGGCAGCTTGCCGTCTTGCGAAGCGATCAACACCGGGACCTTCTCGGGCACCCCTGCAGCAGCCAATACGAGCAAGTACTGCAACAACAAAGGCTATGCCACAACTACCTCCTGGGGCTATCGCGGCCGGGTCATCTGGGACTACTCCAACGTATTTGCCGGCGTAAACCTCAAGCCGAGCGTGGCCTGGTCCCACGATGTCGAGGGCTATGGCCCCAACGGCCTGTTCAACGAGGGCTCCAAGGCCGTCAGCCTCGGACTGGATGCCGAGTACAAGAACGCCTACACCGCAGGCCTTTCCTACACCAACTTTTTTGGCGGCGATTACAACACCACCACAGACCGCGATTTCCTGGCGCTTAGCCTGGGCATGAGCTTCTGA
- a CDS encoding alkyl/aryl-sulfatase, which translates to MAAALPFLAATAHAEPQAPKPASEITRQANAAVLKALPFNDRQDFEDAQRGLIAQPKELTIRDASGKVVWDMATYQGFIGIDKAAPDTVNPSLWRMAQLNMQYGLFKVTDKIYQVRGYDLSNMTFIEGKTGWIVFDPLLSVETAKAALELVNEHLGKRPIVAVVYSHSHADHFGGTRGIINEQDVKDGKVRLIAPPDFAEHAVSENIVAGNAMSRRAVYMYGALLPRGPQGGVSAGLGQTISSGQISMIHPTETITSTGQALDVDGVKMVFQLTPGSEAPTEMNTYFPQFKALWMAENVTRQMHNIYTLRGAEVRDALQWSHFIEQSRQLYGADAEVEFQSHHWPTWGKERINRFLGKQRDLYKYVHDQTVRLMNEGYNSEEIADAIKLPPELDQEWFNRGYYGTLKHNARAVYQRYMGWYDANPSNLDNLPPVPAARKYVEYMGGEAELLRKARADFDKGEYRWVAEALKHAVFADPDNTAAKHLLADTYEQLGYQAEAGPWRSVYLQGAYELRNGVPQGAGMKTASPDMIRAMSPEMLFDYLAVRLNGPAAAGKDISLNLNFTDLDKHYNLRVQNGVLNYRDTPASDADASMTLSMSTLLDVQMGQGTLEQKIKAGDVKFVGQPQAFADFMGLLDTFTFWFNIVTP; encoded by the coding sequence ATGGCAGCGGCTCTACCCTTCCTGGCGGCAACCGCCCATGCCGAACCCCAGGCCCCCAAGCCTGCCAGCGAGATCACTCGCCAGGCCAACGCCGCCGTGCTCAAGGCCCTGCCCTTCAACGACCGCCAGGACTTCGAGGACGCGCAGCGCGGGCTGATCGCCCAGCCCAAGGAACTGACCATCCGCGATGCCAGCGGCAAAGTGGTCTGGGACATGGCCACCTACCAGGGCTTCATCGGCATCGACAAGGCCGCACCCGATACGGTCAACCCGAGCCTGTGGCGCATGGCCCAATTGAACATGCAGTACGGCCTGTTCAAGGTCACCGACAAGATCTACCAGGTGCGTGGCTATGACCTGTCCAACATGACCTTCATCGAAGGCAAGACCGGCTGGATTGTCTTCGACCCCCTGCTCTCGGTAGAAACCGCCAAGGCCGCGCTGGAACTGGTGAACGAGCACCTGGGCAAACGCCCCATCGTTGCCGTGGTCTACAGCCACTCCCACGCCGACCACTTCGGTGGCACCCGCGGGATCATCAACGAGCAAGACGTCAAGGACGGCAAGGTACGCTTGATCGCCCCGCCCGACTTCGCCGAGCATGCGGTCAGTGAGAACATCGTCGCGGGCAACGCCATGTCGCGCCGCGCCGTGTACATGTACGGCGCCCTGTTGCCGCGCGGCCCACAGGGCGGCGTATCGGCGGGCCTGGGCCAGACCATCTCCAGCGGCCAGATCTCGATGATTCATCCCACCGAAACCATCACCAGCACCGGCCAGGCATTGGACGTCGATGGGGTGAAGATGGTGTTCCAACTGACACCGGGGTCTGAGGCCCCGACTGAAATGAACACCTACTTCCCGCAGTTCAAAGCCTTGTGGATGGCCGAGAACGTCACCCGCCAAATGCACAACATCTACACCTTGCGCGGCGCCGAAGTACGTGACGCCCTGCAGTGGTCACACTTCATCGAACAAAGCCGGCAACTGTACGGTGCCGATGCTGAAGTCGAATTTCAGAGCCATCATTGGCCGACCTGGGGCAAGGAGCGCATCAACCGCTTCCTGGGCAAACAGCGTGACCTGTACAAGTACGTGCACGACCAGACCGTGCGCCTGATGAACGAAGGCTACAACAGCGAAGAGATCGCCGATGCCATCAAGCTGCCGCCCGAGCTCGATCAGGAATGGTTCAACCGCGGCTACTACGGCACGCTCAAGCACAACGCCCGTGCGGTGTACCAACGCTACATGGGCTGGTACGACGCCAACCCGTCAAACCTGGACAACCTGCCCCCGGTGCCGGCGGCCAGGAAGTACGTCGAATACATGGGGGGCGAGGCTGAGTTGCTGCGCAAGGCCCGTGCGGACTTCGACAAAGGCGAGTACCGCTGGGTGGCCGAAGCACTCAAGCACGCGGTGTTTGCCGACCCCGACAACACCGCGGCGAAACACCTGCTGGCCGACACCTACGAGCAACTGGGCTACCAGGCCGAAGCCGGACCGTGGCGCTCGGTGTACCTGCAAGGCGCCTATGAACTGCGCAACGGTGTGCCACAGGGCGCTGGCATGAAGACCGCCAGCCCCGACATGATCCGCGCCATGTCCCCGGAAATGCTCTTCGACTACCTGGCCGTGCGCCTCAATGGCCCGGCAGCGGCGGGCAAGGACATCTCCCTGAACCTCAACTTCACCGACCTGGACAAGCACTACAACCTGCGGGTCCAGAACGGCGTGCTCAACTACCGGGATACACCCGCCAGCGACGCGGATGCGAGCATGACCTTGAGCATGAGTACCCTGCTGGATGTGCAGATGGGGCAAGGGACGCTGGAACAGAAGATCAAGGCCGGCGACGTGAAGTTCGTAGGTCAGCCCCAGGCCTTTGCAGACTTCATGGGGCTGCTGGATACGTTCACGTTCTGGTTCAACATTGTTACGCCGTAG